Proteins encoded within one genomic window of Flavobacterium sp. NG2:
- a CDS encoding dihydrofolate reductase: MTIMIAAAAENNALGKNNELVWHLPNDFKRFKSLTTGHHIIMGRKTFESFPKPLPNRTHIVISRQKNYNPDGCIVVKDIKEALAICPENQDNYIIGGGEIYALGLPYTDKIELTRVHHSFEADAFFPELNESEWELIQSEFNPKDEKHLFEYTYQTYINKTKTP, from the coding sequence ATGACAATAATGATTGCTGCTGCTGCAGAAAATAATGCTTTAGGAAAAAACAACGAACTTGTTTGGCATTTGCCAAATGACTTTAAAAGATTCAAATCACTTACCACTGGACATCACATTATTATGGGTAGAAAAACTTTTGAAAGTTTTCCAAAACCACTACCAAATAGAACACATATTGTCATCAGTCGTCAAAAGAATTATAACCCTGACGGCTGTATTGTAGTAAAAGACATTAAAGAAGCGTTAGCAATCTGTCCTGAAAATCAAGATAATTACATCATTGGAGGTGGTGAAATATATGCATTAGGATTACCATATACTGACAAAATCGAACTAACAAGAGTACATCATAGTTTCGAAGCAGATGCGTTTTTCCCTGAATTAAATGAGTCTGAATGGGAACTAATTCAATCCGAATTCAACCCTAAAGATGAAAAACATCTTTTTGAATACACCTATCAAACCTACATTAATAAAACAAAAACACCCTAG
- a CDS encoding 2TM domain-containing protein: protein MEREQHELYEYARRRIQQKKRLYFHFVILISFSLCLFISTKIFTTEINQNWLIFGITFWAFLFLLHFIKVYITDRFMNKNWEREQIDRLVSLQEKKINELQKKINEDPTP from the coding sequence ATGGAAAGAGAACAACACGAATTATATGAATACGCACGCAGACGAATACAACAAAAAAAAAGGCTTTATTTCCATTTTGTTATCCTAATATCTTTCAGCTTATGTCTCTTTATATCTACTAAAATATTTACAACCGAAATAAACCAAAACTGGCTTATTTTTGGAATTACATTTTGGGCATTCTTATTCCTACTACATTTCATAAAAGTTTATATTACCGATAGATTTATGAATAAAAATTGGGAACGCGAACAAATTGATCGTTTAGTGAGCTTACAAGAAAAAAAAATAAACGAATTACAAAAAAAAATAAACGAAGATCCTACTCCATAA
- a CDS encoding isoamylase early set domain-containing protein encodes MSIKKQFIKSKPVCKVTFSIEAKDATSASVVGDFNNWSIEEGALNKLKNGTFKGVFNLDTNASYEFKYVVDGAYINDEEADSFKWNEFAGTENGVLVV; translated from the coding sequence ATGTCAATCAAGAAACAATTTATAAAGTCAAAACCAGTTTGTAAAGTTACTTTTTCTATCGAGGCTAAAGATGCTACTAGTGCATCTGTAGTTGGAGATTTTAACAATTGGAGCATCGAAGAAGGGGCTTTGAATAAACTAAAAAACGGAACTTTTAAGGGTGTATTTAATTTAGATACTAATGCTTCATATGAGTTTAAATATGTAGTTGATGGTGCATATATAAATGATGAAGAAGCTGATTCTTTTAAATGGAATGAATTTGCTGGTACTGAAAATGGAGTTTTAGTAGTTTAA
- a CDS encoding thymidylate synthase encodes MKQYLDLVQHVMENGNQKGDRTGTGTKSVFGYQMRFDLNEGFPMVTTKKLHLKSIIYELLWFLKGDTNIEYLQKNGVKIWDAWADENGDLGPVYGHQWRNWNSEEIDQIKDLINELKTNPNSRRMLVSAWNPSVLPDTTKSFSENVANNKAALPPCHAFFQFYVADGKLSCQLYQRSADIFLGVPFNIASYALLTMMIAQVCNLGLGEFIHTFGDAHIYNNHFEQLELQLSREPKPLPKMILNPEIKDIFDFDFEDFTLIGYEPHAGIKGNVAV; translated from the coding sequence ATGAAGCAGTATTTAGATTTAGTACAACATGTAATGGAAAACGGAAACCAAAAAGGAGACCGTACAGGAACAGGCACTAAAAGTGTTTTTGGCTACCAAATGCGTTTTGATTTAAATGAAGGTTTCCCTATGGTTACCACCAAAAAACTACATCTAAAATCTATCATTTATGAATTATTATGGTTCCTAAAAGGAGACACTAACATTGAGTACCTTCAAAAAAATGGAGTTAAAATATGGGATGCTTGGGCTGACGAAAATGGCGATTTAGGACCCGTTTATGGACACCAATGGCGCAACTGGAATAGTGAAGAAATAGATCAAATCAAAGACCTAATCAACGAGTTAAAAACCAACCCGAACAGCCGTAGAATGTTGGTTTCGGCCTGGAATCCATCCGTGTTACCTGACACAACAAAGTCATTTTCAGAAAATGTAGCCAACAACAAAGCCGCACTTCCACCCTGTCATGCTTTTTTTCAATTTTATGTTGCAGACGGAAAACTATCTTGTCAATTATATCAACGAAGCGCCGATATTTTTCTTGGTGTTCCATTCAATATTGCATCATATGCATTACTCACCATGATGATTGCTCAAGTATGCAACCTTGGTCTAGGTGAATTCATTCATACCTTTGGAGACGCACACATCTACAACAACCATTTTGAACAACTTGAATTACAATTATCACGGGAACCAAAACCATTACCAAAAATGATACTGAATCCCGAGATAAAAGATATATTTGATTTTGACTTTGAAGATTTCACCTTAATAGGTTACGAACCTCATGCCGGAATCAAAGGAAATGTAGCAGTATAA
- a CDS encoding bifunctional nuclease family protein, which yields MSLVKLSIKGISYSQTQNGAYALILNEVDGERKLPIVIGAFEAQSIAIALEKEIKPPRPLTHDLFKNFAERFDIIVKQVIIHKLVDGVFYSSIICERDKIEEIIDARTSDAIALALRFNAPIFTYKNILDKAGIYLKANPQETDKDSQEIDDVLSNPETFGNEDESQTSGRPYIKHSLQELTELLEQAVRHEDYEKAAKIRDEISKRES from the coding sequence ATGAGCTTAGTTAAACTATCTATAAAAGGCATTTCATACAGTCAAACTCAAAACGGAGCATATGCTTTAATTTTGAATGAGGTTGACGGAGAAAGAAAACTACCTATAGTCATAGGAGCGTTTGAAGCACAATCTATCGCTATCGCTTTAGAAAAAGAAATCAAACCACCACGTCCTTTAACCCATGATTTATTCAAAAATTTTGCCGAGCGATTTGATATAATAGTAAAACAAGTAATCATTCACAAACTTGTAGATGGTGTATTTTACTCGAGTATTATTTGCGAAAGAGATAAAATAGAAGAAATAATAGACGCTAGAACTTCGGATGCCATCGCATTGGCATTGCGTTTTAATGCTCCTATATTTACTTATAAAAATATTCTTGACAAAGCCGGAATTTATTTAAAAGCCAACCCCCAAGAAACAGACAAAGATTCTCAAGAAATTGACGATGTCCTTTCTAATCCAGAAACTTTCGGAAACGAAGACGAAAGCCAGACTTCTGGACGCCCTTATATCAAACACAGTCTTCAAGAACTAACCGAACTATTAGAACAAGCGGTAAGACACGAAGACTACGAAAAGGCTGCCAAAATCAGAGATGAAATTTCAAAAAGAGAATCTTAA
- a CDS encoding electron transfer flavoprotein subunit alpha/FixB family protein: MSILIYVESAEGKFKKVAFELASYAKKVAETLGTTVTAISFNTADVSDLSKYGVDKVLKVNNEKLTNFNAKAYADAIKQAAEKESAKLILLSSTTDSNYLSPLLAISLNAGLATNVVGLPISTSPFQVKRNAFSNKAFNTTEISTDIKILGLAKNSFGIIETSSTLAEEDFTPSLNDADFNIQIESTEKASGKVSIADADIVVSGGRGLKGPENWGLIEDLAAVLGAATACSKPVSDLGWRPHGEHVGQTGKPVAANLYIAVGISGAIQHIAGINASKVKVVINTDPEAPFFKVADYGIVGDAFEVVPQLIEKLKAFKAQ, translated from the coding sequence ATGTCTATATTAATATACGTAGAATCTGCAGAAGGAAAATTCAAAAAAGTAGCTTTTGAATTAGCTTCATACGCAAAAAAAGTAGCAGAAACTCTTGGAACAACCGTTACAGCTATCAGTTTCAACACAGCTGACGTTTCTGATTTATCAAAATACGGTGTTGACAAAGTACTAAAAGTAAACAACGAAAAACTAACAAACTTTAACGCAAAAGCCTATGCAGATGCGATAAAACAAGCTGCTGAAAAAGAAAGCGCTAAATTAATTTTACTTTCTTCCACAACCGATAGCAATTACTTATCACCACTACTAGCTATTTCACTTAATGCTGGTTTAGCAACAAATGTTGTAGGATTACCTATTAGTACTTCTCCTTTTCAAGTAAAAAGAAATGCTTTTTCAAACAAAGCATTCAACACTACTGAAATCAGCACTGACATAAAAATACTTGGATTAGCTAAGAACTCATTTGGAATCATAGAAACCTCTTCGACTCTTGCAGAAGAAGACTTCACTCCAAGCTTAAATGACGCTGATTTCAACATCCAAATAGAATCTACAGAGAAAGCATCTGGAAAAGTATCCATAGCTGATGCTGACATTGTAGTTTCAGGAGGACGCGGTCTAAAAGGCCCTGAAAACTGGGGATTAATAGAAGACTTAGCCGCGGTTCTGGGAGCAGCAACTGCTTGTTCCAAACCCGTTTCAGACTTAGGATGGAGACCTCACGGAGAACACGTAGGACAAACGGGAAAACCAGTAGCAGCAAACTTATACATTGCAGTAGGTATCTCTGGTGCCATTCAACATATTGCTGGTATCAACGCGTCTAAAGTTAAAGTTGTTATCAACACAGACCCAGAGGCACCTTTCTTTAAAGTAGCTGATTACGGAATCGTAGGAGATGCTTTTGAAGTTGTCCCTCAATTAATTGAAAAATTAAAAGCATTTAAAGCACAATAA
- a CDS encoding electron transfer flavoprotein subunit beta/FixA family protein: MKILVCISHVPDTTSKINFTNNDSEFDTNGVQFVINPNDEFGLTRAIWFQEKQGATVTVVNVGGPETEPTLRKALAIGANDAIRVNTTPTDGFYVAKQLAEVIKNGGYDLVIAGKESLDYNGGMVPGMIAGLLGFNFINACTDISVEGTNAKAVREIDGGKETVSTSLPLIIGGQKGLVEEKDLRIPNMRGIMTARTKVLTVVEPIEAATNTKAVKFEKPAPKSAVKLIPADNLDELINLLHNEAKVI; this comes from the coding sequence ATGAAAATATTAGTTTGCATCAGTCATGTTCCTGATACTACTTCGAAGATTAACTTCACCAATAACGACTCTGAATTCGATACTAACGGTGTACAATTTGTAATAAACCCAAATGACGAATTTGGATTGACACGTGCCATTTGGTTTCAAGAAAAACAAGGAGCAACCGTTACTGTTGTAAATGTGGGCGGACCTGAAACTGAACCTACTTTAAGAAAAGCTTTAGCTATAGGTGCAAATGACGCCATACGAGTTAACACTACACCTACTGACGGTTTTTATGTTGCTAAACAATTAGCCGAAGTAATCAAAAACGGTGGATACGATTTGGTTATCGCTGGAAAAGAATCTTTAGATTATAATGGCGGAATGGTTCCTGGAATGATTGCAGGCTTATTAGGATTCAATTTCATCAATGCATGTACTGATATCTCAGTTGAAGGCACAAATGCAAAAGCAGTCCGTGAAATCGATGGCGGTAAAGAAACTGTTTCAACATCACTTCCTTTAATCATAGGCGGACAAAAAGGATTGGTTGAAGAAAAAGACTTACGCATTCCAAATATGAGAGGAATCATGACCGCAAGAACCAAAGTCTTGACTGTCGTTGAACCGATTGAAGCTGCTACGAATACCAAAGCAGTAAAATTTGAAAAACCAGCGCCAAAATCTGCAGTTAAATTAATTCCAGCTGATAATTTAGATGAATTAATCAACTTATTACACAACGAAGCCAAAGTTATCTAG
- a CDS encoding pyruvate dehydrogenase complex E1 component subunit beta, whose protein sequence is MRTIQFREAICEAMSEEMRRDESVYLMGEEVAEYNGAYKASKGMLAEFGEKRVIDTPIAELGFTGIAVGSAMNGCRPIVEYMTFNFCLVGIDQIINNAAKMRQMTGGQFDVPIVFRGPTASAGQLGATHSQALENWFANTPGLKVVVPSTPYDAKGLLKAAIRDNDPVIFMESEQMYGDKGEVPDGEYVIPIGVADVKREGTDVTIVSFGKIIKEAFIAAEELAAAGVSCEIIDLRTVRPLDIDAILASVKKTNRLVILEEAWPFASVSSEITYLVQERAFDYLDAPIQRITTADTPAPYSPVLLAEWLPNAADVVKAVKKVLNK, encoded by the coding sequence ATGAGAACGATACAATTTAGAGAGGCTATTTGTGAAGCAATGAGTGAAGAAATGCGTCGCGATGAGTCTGTATACTTGATGGGTGAAGAAGTTGCCGAATACAATGGTGCTTACAAAGCTTCAAAAGGTATGCTTGCAGAATTTGGAGAAAAAAGAGTAATTGATACTCCAATTGCTGAATTAGGTTTTACAGGTATTGCAGTAGGTTCAGCAATGAACGGTTGTCGTCCAATTGTAGAATATATGACTTTCAACTTTTGTTTAGTTGGTATAGATCAAATTATAAATAATGCTGCTAAGATGCGTCAAATGACAGGTGGTCAATTTGATGTGCCAATCGTTTTCCGTGGGCCAACTGCTTCTGCAGGGCAATTAGGAGCAACACACTCACAAGCATTAGAGAACTGGTTTGCAAACACTCCAGGTCTTAAAGTAGTAGTTCCATCTACTCCTTATGATGCAAAAGGACTTTTGAAAGCAGCTATTCGTGATAATGACCCAGTTATTTTCATGGAATCAGAGCAAATGTACGGTGACAAAGGTGAAGTGCCAGACGGAGAATATGTTATTCCAATTGGAGTTGCTGATGTGAAGCGTGAAGGTACTGATGTAACAATCGTTTCTTTTGGTAAAATTATCAAAGAAGCTTTTATTGCTGCTGAAGAATTAGCTGCAGCAGGTGTTTCTTGTGAAATTATCGATTTAAGAACAGTTCGTCCATTAGATATTGATGCTATTTTAGCTTCGGTTAAAAAAACAAATAGATTGGTAATTCTTGAAGAAGCTTGGCCATTTGCAAGTGTTTCTTCTGAAATCACTTATTTAGTACAAGAGCGTGCTTTTGACTATTTAGATGCACCAATCCAAAGAATTACTACAGCTGATACACCAGCGCCATATTCTCCTGTTTTATTAGCAGAGTGGTTGCCAAATGCTGCTGATGTTGTAAAAGCGGTTAAAAAAGTATTGAATAAATAA
- a CDS encoding DUF5686 and carboxypeptidase-like regulatory domain-containing protein: MKKRILYLMLVFFGITNSFLAQTKVSGMVLDNTNQPIPFANVVFKDSNIGTMSNEDGRFYIESSKNYTGLIVTSVGYSDKEITLLKPINYDFKVVLNSAEILKEVTIYTGKTSKKDNPALVILRKIWERKRKNGLTQFDYYQMEKYEKVEFDMNTIDSAFMKRKFFKGMEFIFNHIDTSRVTGKTYLPIFINESLYDVYGNNKEKKVKENLKANKNSGFSENQQILSFIKDLYSDYDIYNNHMTFFDKSFTSPLSRTGIDVYNYVLRDSAFVDKKWCYNILFYPRRKNELTFKGDFWVSDTTFAIKKINMAVTKSANINWVKDIYIEQEFEVQNDSIFLLTRDYMMSDFALNKKEESKGMYGKRTTLYQNHQFNIEKPASFYKEKVNFIDNEVYNRSEEFWDKNRFENLNKDERGIYKMLDTLQTVKKFKQLYNFVSIIGSGYVPFGNFDYGPIFSTFGNNDVEGIRLRVGGRTYFGPDDPWRLQGYTAYGFEDDKFKYGLSGKWMVNKKKRLILSGGNRRDVEQIGASLTSTNDVLGRSFASSALFSTGNNGKLTNINLSNISVEIEPVKNLTFQTGFSYRTLESASNTFSLDYYTDASQTTTKSEVKQSEVNLQVEYTPNRKTIGFGVERREVDSPFSRFFVNYSHGFKGLLDSDFEYEKVQLYYKQPIIIGPLGRTNIIVEVGKTFGQIPLGLLSVVPGNQTYFTIENTFSNLNFYEFVTDQYATIQWNHNFGGRLLGRVPFLRKLNWREMVGVKTVYGSVSDETKAINASGLVYVAPENGYWEYNVGIGNIFKVFRIDFAWRGNYLNTPDAQKFTIKGSFGFYF, encoded by the coding sequence ATGAAAAAAAGGATATTATATTTAATGTTAGTTTTCTTTGGAATTACTAATAGTTTTTTGGCTCAAACAAAAGTCAGTGGTATGGTGTTGGATAATACAAATCAGCCTATTCCTTTTGCTAATGTTGTTTTTAAAGATTCGAATATAGGAACAATGTCTAATGAAGATGGTCGTTTTTATATTGAATCTTCTAAAAATTATACGGGTTTAATTGTCACCTCTGTAGGGTATTCTGATAAGGAAATAACTTTGTTGAAACCTATCAATTATGATTTTAAAGTTGTGCTAAACTCGGCCGAAATTTTAAAAGAAGTTACTATTTATACAGGGAAAACGTCTAAAAAAGATAATCCAGCATTAGTAATTCTTCGAAAAATATGGGAAAGAAAACGTAAAAACGGACTAACTCAATTTGATTATTATCAAATGGAAAAATATGAGAAAGTCGAGTTTGATATGAATACTATTGATAGCGCTTTCATGAAAAGAAAGTTTTTTAAAGGGATGGAATTCATTTTTAATCATATTGATACTTCGAGAGTTACTGGGAAAACCTATTTGCCTATTTTTATAAATGAATCGCTATATGATGTTTATGGTAATAATAAAGAAAAGAAAGTAAAAGAGAATTTAAAAGCGAATAAAAATTCTGGGTTTAGTGAGAATCAGCAAATTTTGTCTTTTATAAAAGATTTGTATTCTGATTACGACATTTATAATAATCATATGACTTTTTTTGATAAAAGTTTTACTAGTCCATTGTCAAGAACAGGGATAGATGTCTACAATTATGTATTGAGAGACAGTGCCTTTGTGGATAAAAAATGGTGTTATAATATATTGTTTTATCCACGTCGTAAAAATGAATTGACCTTTAAAGGTGATTTTTGGGTGAGCGATACCACTTTTGCAATCAAGAAAATTAATATGGCAGTTACCAAAAGTGCTAATATTAACTGGGTAAAAGATATTTATATAGAACAAGAGTTTGAGGTTCAAAATGATTCTATCTTTTTGTTGACTCGTGATTATATGATGTCGGATTTTGCTTTAAATAAAAAAGAAGAATCTAAAGGGATGTACGGTAAGAGGACTACATTGTACCAAAATCATCAATTCAATATCGAAAAACCTGCTAGCTTTTATAAAGAAAAAGTAAACTTTATTGATAATGAAGTTTATAATCGCTCAGAGGAGTTTTGGGATAAAAATCGTTTTGAGAATCTAAATAAAGACGAAAGAGGGATTTATAAAATGCTTGATACTTTGCAAACAGTCAAGAAATTCAAGCAATTGTACAATTTCGTTTCTATTATAGGGAGTGGTTATGTTCCTTTTGGAAATTTTGATTATGGACCTATATTTTCAACATTTGGTAACAATGATGTCGAAGGAATTCGGTTGAGAGTTGGAGGAAGAACCTATTTTGGGCCTGATGACCCATGGAGACTACAAGGGTATACTGCTTATGGATTTGAAGATGATAAATTCAAGTATGGGTTATCAGGAAAATGGATGGTAAACAAGAAAAAAAGGCTTATTCTTTCTGGAGGGAATAGGCGTGATGTAGAGCAAATTGGTGCAAGTTTGACAAGTACAAATGATGTATTGGGTAGAAGTTTTGCCTCGTCGGCACTTTTTTCAACAGGGAATAATGGAAAATTAACAAATATTAATTTAAGTAATATTTCTGTTGAGATTGAGCCTGTTAAGAATTTGACTTTTCAAACCGGATTTTCATACCGTACACTTGAGTCAGCATCTAATACTTTTAGCTTGGATTATTATACAGATGCAAGTCAGACGACGACAAAAAGTGAAGTAAAACAATCGGAAGTTAATTTGCAGGTAGAATACACGCCTAATCGTAAAACCATTGGTTTCGGTGTTGAAAGAAGAGAGGTGGACAGTCCTTTTAGTCGTTTCTTTGTGAATTACAGCCATGGTTTTAAAGGATTGCTTGATAGTGATTTTGAGTATGAAAAAGTACAGTTGTATTATAAGCAACCTATTATTATTGGGCCATTAGGAAGGACTAATATTATTGTTGAAGTTGGAAAGACCTTTGGGCAAATTCCATTAGGATTATTGAGTGTGGTTCCGGGTAATCAGACTTATTTTACTATTGAAAATACTTTTAGCAACTTGAATTTTTATGAGTTTGTAACGGATCAATATGCCACAATCCAGTGGAATCATAATTTCGGGGGACGTTTGTTAGGAAGGGTTCCGTTTTTACGAAAATTGAATTGGAGGGAGATGGTAGGAGTGAAAACAGTGTATGGTTCTGTCTCTGATGAAACTAAGGCAATTAATGCTTCAGGATTAGTGTATGTTGCTCCTGAAAATGGATATTGGGAGTATAATGTTGGTATTGGTAATATTTTTAAAGTATTTCGAATTGATTTTGCTTGGAGAGGAAATTATTTGAATACACCTGATGCTCAAAAATTCACAATTAAAGGTTCCTTTGGTTTTTATTTCTAG
- a CDS encoding inorganic diphosphatase, whose protein sequence is MTADKITTFDVLIEIPRGSRNKYEYDFEIKRMRFDRMLFSSMMYPADYGFIPETLALDGDPLDVLVLVNEPTFPGCVMEVKPIGVFHMADDKGPDEKVICVPVSDPIWNSLENLSDINPHLVKEIEHFFQVYKDLENKKVDVEGWGDVNEAFAIIKECQKRFNDIPNKPEGLFTIKL, encoded by the coding sequence ATGACTGCAGACAAAATAACCACTTTCGATGTATTAATCGAAATTCCAAGAGGAAGTAGAAATAAATACGAATATGATTTCGAAATTAAAAGAATGCGTTTTGATAGAATGTTGTTCTCTTCGATGATGTATCCAGCCGATTACGGTTTTATTCCAGAAACTTTAGCTCTTGATGGAGATCCATTAGATGTATTGGTTTTAGTAAACGAACCAACTTTTCCAGGTTGTGTAATGGAAGTGAAGCCAATTGGTGTTTTCCACATGGCAGATGATAAAGGACCAGATGAAAAAGTTATCTGTGTACCCGTTTCTGACCCAATTTGGAATTCATTAGAAAACTTATCTGACATCAATCCTCACTTAGTGAAAGAAATCGAACATTTCTTCCAAGTATATAAAGATTTAGAGAACAAGAAAGTTGATGTTGAAGGTTGGGGAGATGTAAATGAGGCATTCGCAATTATCAAAGAATGTCAAAAACGTTTTAATGATATTCCTAACAAACCAGAAGGTTTATTTACTATTAAATTGTAA